The genomic DNA AGAAGCTGGAAGGCCTGGTCATCAAAACGCATGATGATTTCAGCCAGGATATTTGCGACGATGACATCTACTTGTCCATCCATTTGGTCCAAGAGATTGTTTTGCCGGACCGTTACCTGCTCATGGCATTTGTTCAGCTTGATATTCAATCGTGCGCTTTTTACAGCGATTTCATCGAGATCAAGCGCTGTCACTTTTGTTGCACCGAGCTTTGCAGCAGCAATACTGAGTACACCGGATCCTGTTCCTACATCGATGACTTCATCATCTGGCTCCAGTGTCTTTTCAAGTGCTTGTATGCACATCACTGTCGTAGGGTGTGTGCCGGTTCCGAACGCCATACCTGGATCGAGTTCAATGATCAATTCATCTGTACTGACTTTCTCATACTCTTCCCATGTGGGGATGATGGTGATCCGTTCAGATATTTTGACCGGTTTATAGTACTTCTTCCATGCTGTGGCCCACTCTTCTTCATGAACCTCACTGATGGTGATCCGGTTATGTCCGAGGTCGATATCATGCAATAAGAGACCATTGATCGCTTCTTTAATTTCCTCGACCGTTTCACCTAAAAAGCTGTTAACCGGCAAATAAGCCTTTACGATGACCCCCTCGTCAGGGTAATCATCTGGATTCAGTTGGTAGATCTCACCCATAGAAGTATCCCATACTTTCACAAGGTCCTGTGGATCTTCGATAACGACACCGCTCGCTCCGGATTCATGCAATATATTCGAAATCGGTTCAATTGCTTCCTGTGTTGTTAGAATACTGATTTCAGACCACTTCATGAGATCTACCATCTACCTTTCCTTTTTCATTGCAAAGCCTTATTCACCTTTAAAAGCTCTTTTCACTTTACTGAACAGATTTCCATGTTGTTCATCAACGGATTCGCCGCTCAACTCAGCAAATTCTCGCAACAACGCCTTCTGACGCTCGCTCAAATTCTGCGGTGTGACGACTTTTATTCTTACGTGTTGGTCACCTTGACCATATCCGCGGACATTCTGTACACCTTTTCCGCGTAAACGGAATACCTTACCGGATTGTGTGCCGGCAGGAATTTTCAGTTTCACATTTCCGTGCAGCGTAGGGACCTCAATCTCATCTCCAAGAGAGACTTGAGTAAATGTAAGCGGCATGTCGACGTGAATGTCATCACCTTCACGTTTATAAAACTCGTGTGGCGTTACACGCACGACAACATAAAGATCCCCTGGAGGACCTCCGTTTTCACCAGCT from Pseudalkalibacillus sp. SCS-8 includes the following:
- the prmA gene encoding 50S ribosomal protein L11 methyltransferase codes for the protein MKWSEISILTTQEAIEPISNILHESGASGVVIEDPQDLVKVWDTSMGEIYQLNPDDYPDEGVIVKAYLPVNSFLGETVEEIKEAINGLLLHDIDLGHNRITISEVHEEEWATAWKKYYKPVKISERITIIPTWEEYEKVSTDELIIELDPGMAFGTGTHPTTVMCIQALEKTLEPDDEVIDVGTGSGVLSIAAAKLGATKVTALDLDEIAVKSARLNIKLNKCHEQVTVRQNNLLDQMDGQVDVIVANILAEIIMRFDDQAFQLLKPGGKFIVSGIISSKKEEVKRSLIQNGFQVVETLLMEDWVAFIAKRPDEQVNN